Within the Chitinivorax sp. B genome, the region AGTCAAGTCAACCTCACGCCGACTCAATGCCACCACATGTCCCAGTGGCGCCAAGGTACGCGATAGCTCCCAGCCAACTTGCCCTTCCCTACCTGTAACCAGAATGGTTGGACGGTTCATGGATAGACCTCTGCTTGTGACAACACAATACCCTGACGATCTTTGGCTGACAAAGTTGGTTTATCGAGCAATGGCCAAGAGATTGCCAAGATCGGATCGTCCCAGGCTATGGCACGCTCAAACTCTGGGTACCAGTAGTCAGTGGTCTTGTAAAGAAACTCAGCCGTCTCGGACACCACCACAAAGCCATGAGCAAAGCCAGGTGGCACCCACATCATGCGTTTATTGTCAGCAGACAGGATTTCTCCCACCCATTGCCCAAATGTGGGCGAGCTGCGGCGAATATCCACAGCCACGTCGAACACT harbors:
- the rfbC gene encoding dTDP-4-dehydrorhamnose 3,5-epimerase, which produces MQLIDTRIPDVKLIVPKVFGDERGFFYESFNTRLFNELTGIKLDFVQDNHSKSAKGVLRGLHYQIQHAQGKLVRVVAGEVFDVAVDIRRSSPTFGQWVGEILSADNKRMMWVPPGFAHGFVVVSETAEFLYKTTDYWYPEFERAIAWDDPILAISWPLLDKPTLSAKDRQGIVLSQAEVYP